In Pseudomonas sp. p1(2021b), the genomic window GCTGAACAGGCGCTTGACCTCCTGATAAAGCTTGGCCGGCAAACCGTCGCGGATCTGTACCAGACGCTGGGCCTCGGTCAACTGATCGTGGGCCTGGGAATAGCCCCAGAACACGCCGTCCGCCTCGCGGACCTCGAGCGCTGCCTTGCGCCCGCCTTCGATCGTGGCGTAACGCGCACGCCGGGCAGGTGCCTTCTTGGTCGTCTCGATCATGCTCACCTCATTTGGTGATAAAAAAACATCAAATGAAGGATACATCGACTGGAAGGCCGTTGCACGGGTCTTTCTGTGCGGCGAGCGACCTTGCGTCGCGAAAGGACCGATCCCGGCCCCATGGCATTCTCAAGGCCCGACGCCCTCGACAATGATCACCTCGGCCCTCGCCACACCTTGCCGATACCCGCATGCCTCCTGGTACGCCTCGGACCGGTAGCACGCCAACGCCTGCTCGTACGAGTCGAACTCGATCACCACGCTACGCTGTGGGGTAGGCCTGCCCTCCATCGCCTCGCTGCGCCCGCCACGGGCCAGCAGGCGGCCGCCAAACGCGGCGAAGGCCGCCGGGGCGCGTTGGGTGTACTGCTGGTACTGCTCGGGGTCGGTGACGTCGACATG contains:
- a CDS encoding DUF1330 domain-containing protein; amino-acid sequence: MKAYWIAHVDVTDPEQYQQYTQRAPAAFAAFGGRLLARGGRSEAMEGRPTPQRSVVIEFDSYEQALACYRSEAYQEACGYRQGVARAEVIIVEGVGP